The proteins below come from a single candidate division WOR-3 bacterium genomic window:
- a CDS encoding EamA family transporter, producing MDYRIYSGIALICWGLWAYFSKILAYHMKTEHLAFYTTLGSFVAIILYMGFRTKVVFNQYAIWAIAVGALAMVGTFAFYAAMVKGPLTVVITVSNLYIIIPIILGIIFLKEPISATHLFGIILALIGILLLSQ from the coding sequence ATGGACTACCGCATCTATTCAGGAATCGCCTTAATCTGTTGGGGGCTGTGGGCCTATTTCAGTAAAATCCTGGCCTATCATATGAAAACCGAACATCTGGCATTTTATACAACCTTGGGGTCCTTTGTTGCGATTATTTTGTATATGGGCTTTCGAACCAAGGTGGTATTTAACCAATATGCGATTTGGGCAATCGCCGTTGGGGCTTTAGCCATGGTTGGAACCTTTGCGTTCTATGCGGCAATGGTAAAAGGACCGTTAACCGTAGTAATCACGGTATCGAATCTTTATATTATCATCCCAATCATTTTAGGAATTATTTTTCTTAAAGAGCCAATAAGCGCAACCCATCTTTTCGGCATCATTTTGGCTTTAATAGGAATTTTACTCTTATCCCAATAA
- a CDS encoding guanine deaminase gives MKVYRARVLNILFPNKVEDFPNGFVAVSDDGRFLDYGEFNNLKLRKLQKIDSKLEIIDYTNYIILPAFIDMHLHLPQFHLRGRYGVNLLDWLKNHIIPAERRLTYAEQAYSYIKAFYEELYRNGTTTAVIFSSSSTSFTNKAFEVASELGFRVILGKAMMDRQYLPFGTKMESTEKAMRDSIKLYEKWHQSKDYLFYAFSPRFAPATSERLLRLVGEFAQRHQVYIHTHLAETEEEVKLVKRLFPKYKTYTEVYYKTGILGTRTIVAHAVHLQESEYKLLAITKTKVAHCPSSNFFLHSGRANTDKMLKYGIEIGLGSDVGAGPSFSLFTIMRDAYYVRKMPPAEAFYYATLGAARALGLDDRIGNIGVDKDADFIVIKYPYWCRKDSSTDILMSQLMFLGNDHLTLETYSRGHLKYQKAN, from the coding sequence ATGAAAGTTTATCGGGCGCGGGTGCTTAATATCTTATTCCCCAACAAAGTTGAAGATTTTCCGAATGGTTTTGTGGCAGTCAGCGACGACGGCCGATTTCTTGATTATGGGGAGTTTAATAATCTTAAGCTTAGAAAATTACAAAAAATTGATTCAAAACTTGAGATTATTGATTATACGAATTACATTATTCTACCCGCCTTTATTGATATGCATCTTCATTTGCCGCAGTTTCATTTGCGTGGTCGATATGGGGTAAACCTGCTGGACTGGCTTAAAAACCATATAATCCCGGCTGAACGTCGTCTGACATATGCCGAACAGGCCTATTCCTATATCAAGGCATTTTATGAGGAGCTATACCGCAATGGCACAACAACTGCAGTGATTTTTTCTTCTTCTTCGACTTCGTTTACCAACAAGGCCTTTGAGGTTGCTTCCGAGCTCGGTTTTCGGGTAATTTTAGGTAAAGCGATGATGGACCGACAGTATCTTCCCTTTGGAACAAAAATGGAAAGCACCGAAAAGGCGATGCGAGATAGTATTAAACTTTATGAGAAATGGCACCAGAGCAAGGATTATTTATTTTATGCCTTTTCCCCGCGGTTTGCACCGGCAACTTCAGAGCGGCTTTTACGACTAGTTGGTGAATTTGCCCAGCGCCATCAGGTTTACATTCATACCCATTTGGCTGAAACTGAAGAAGAGGTAAAATTAGTTAAAAGGCTATTTCCCAAATATAAGACTTATACTGAAGTATATTATAAAACGGGCATTTTAGGGACACGAACCATTGTAGCCCATGCCGTACATCTCCAAGAGTCAGAGTACAAATTATTGGCAATAACTAAGACTAAAGTAGCTCACTGTCCATCATCTAATTTCTTTTTACATTCAGGACGGGCGAATACGGATAAGATGCTTAAGTACGGGATTGAAATTGGATTAGGCAGCGATGTTGGTGCTGGTCCATCGTTTTCGTTATTTACGATTATGCGCGATGCCTATTACGTCCGCAAAATGCCTCCAGCTGAAGCTTTTTATTATGCAACCTTAGGTGCAGCTCGGGCCTTAGGACTTGATGATCGGATTGGTAATATTGGCGTCGATAAGGATGCGGACTTTATTGTGATTAAATATCCGTACTGGTGTCGAAAAGACAGTTCTACCGACA